GATCTTTAGCATACTCACTTAATTCAGCGGTATTATTTTCTTCAAAAAATTCTATCAAATCCGCAACATTCTTACCTTGGTAGGTAGATAGATAATGTTCCAGCTTTCCAGTTTTTGTATCTACTAGATCTCCATGATGCACCGTCACGCCATCAGCTTCGTCAATTAACATGGTACGATGAATTTGATGTCTCAGTCCTGGTGTTAGTTCACTCTCCATTAGGTCATTGGTGAGACTGGGGTCATGATTTCCTCTTACTACTTGGATCGATCGTCCAGTGCGCTTTTGATAAGCTGTGAGTGGCCCTAGTACCTTTCCTATCTCGCGGCGAACAGTTCCTAAGTTGGCTACAGGTCCTAGTTCAACGTAATCTCCGACAGAGATCAATTCGCCATCTTCATTTGCAGCGTGTTCTACGAAACTAGATATTGCTCTAACTTGATCCTTAGGACGCTCTAGCTCACCAAAGTGAGTATCGGAAAGAATGAATTTTTTTGCCATGTTCAAATTGTAATTTTAGTTCAAATGATAGCATATATGAACAGCTTTGACCAATTATGCAAAGGCTGTTAAAAGAGCCGTCCTGTGAAGCTAAACTCGGC
This region of Candidatus Abawacabacteria bacterium genomic DNA includes:
- a CDS encoding metallophosphoesterase, with the protein product MAKKFILSDTHFGELERPKDQVRAISSFVEHAANEDGELISVGDYVELGPVANLGTVRREIGKVLGPLTAYQKRTGRSIQVVRGNHDPSLTNDLMESELTPGLRHQIHRTMLIDEADGVTVHHGDLVDTKTGKLEHYLSTYQGKNVADLIEFFEENNTAELSEYAKDRLEYHGRNMIFVWDIMRILQKFGVSLDTQLKVFDYLSSKSFRNTVQASVDAKKVLPGAPAEFIFNTWLLNQANAWAVVQGHTHIPSHIRWIDTETARSGVIANTGSIYTSARAPTALILDPEKRKSTLLAFRNDAWRAEDVMTPAGQNRVFVPKD